In Myxocyprinus asiaticus isolate MX2 ecotype Aquarium Trade chromosome 27, UBuf_Myxa_2, whole genome shotgun sequence, the DNA window ATCTGGCTTCCCTGGGGGCGGCCGCCTGTTCCAGTCTGGCGTTGGGTGGAGGTGACGGCAAACGTTCTGGATTCATCACGATTGGCTATCGGGGCTCCTACACTCTAGGCCGTGACAGTCAAACAGACGCCAAGTTCCGGCGAGTGGCTCGGATTATGGTGTGCGGGAAGACCTCTCTTGCCAAGGAGGTATTCGGGGAAACGTTGAACGACAGTCGTGACCCTGATCGCCCACCGGAGCGCTACACGTCCCGCTATTACCTCAAGTTTACCTTCTTGGAGCAGGCTTTTGACCGGTTAGCTGATGCCGGCTTCCACATGGTGGCTTGCAACTCGACAGGGACTTGCGCCTTCGCCCACGAACAGACTGACGACAAAATCTGGACCAGCTACACCGAATATGTATTCTACCGTGAGTGACTTCCAACCTGTGTTCCAGTGTCTCCTCCCTGTCTCAACCCGAGATCACCTGCAGTAGATGTAGAAGCTTCTAGATCAATACCCAACACCTCCATCTAGACCTTTCCGCAACAAAATCCTTCATGCCTCCTACCTAAGTAACCTTTCATCCCTTCGATGAAATCCCCATTGAAATCATCCCCTCATCAAAAGACCGCCTGCCCCTTTCTACATGCATTCTTATTGCTTTTTCAGCTTTTGTGAAGCACAACGTTGTACTGTTGAGCTTGATATAAAGTATGTTGTCCAGCTAAAAGTTGGACACTGACTGGTCGAACTGGCAAATGAGCCATTTGAAAGGGCTTTGGAAGGTTAGACTTTATAACTTCACAATTCTCCTCTGTCAACCTCTCAAATcgattttaaagtttttaaacagTTGGCCATCCTTGCCAACAATACATATGTAATAGATTCGAATTTTGGGTCATTATTATCTTGGGGTCAAAGAAGCAGGaaactattacattttaatggcTATAAAACGATTCATCTTTAAAAACAGATAGTGAATTAGGAGTGCCACTGGGCTTGTGGATATCCAGCAATACCATGGGACTAAAAAAAGTTAGAAAAGTTGTTTTGCATTGAGTATATCAAACAGTTTCAATTATTAGCATCATACGTCTTTAGCCAATGGTGTACACGGGATTGCAGGGTTTTTGAATTGgaacaatctattaaaataatGTTCTTAGTTCAACACaatttaagttcaatcaacaacatttgtggcataaagttattaccacaaaaataatttcacttgtgcatcgtttattaaaaaaagcagttttttaaGCGGTAAGGtgcttaaaatgaaagtgaatggggccagtcctcAACATttcaaatacacattgtttcaaatttATAGCTACAAGATTTAAACATTATACGTcttaccatgattttagtgtgatcagttCATTCTAATACTAATACTATATATCTAgtactgggattacagggtttcgttgtcatgacaatgaattTGTAATATACCCAGATAAGTTAGTGAGCGATTTTATAACACTTAAATCCTTTTAACGTGtagtgtttacgtcttgtggctttacttttgaaaccgtCTGCATTTCAGCATGGGAATGGACTGCCACCATTCACTATTATTGTACGTGcccctttttttccttttttttaaaataaataattatttgtggtATTCAACgtaatgccacaaatactgttaactgagcttaacttgtattgaacctgagctattcctttaattgcataacataaaataatataacattGCCTGAAAGTGCAAAAGAAATGAGGTGGTACTGTATTGACTGTGCTATTAAGCATTTCGTATTTTATATGGCTGTATTGAAGGGTTGAAGATGGGAGCCGTAACATGAAGCTCAGATGTTCATTTTCAGGCCGACTAGAGTGTCCTGATCAGTTGAACCATACCCATAATGGATCTTGCCATTTACTGAGATATAAATAATTTAGTCACTTATGACGAGTGTACAGAATCAACATGAATTTAAATCCTTTTATTATCTTACATTTCATTTGACAATATTATTGTAGTTTTATCAGTTAAATATGTGCCTATTTCTAATTTAAATGGATTATTCAGGTTTATTCAGTAATTGATGTTTGGGCATTCCAGTGATGTTTTCTGTGAACAAACAAACAGTGTGTAATAAAGATCAGGTAGCCTTGTTCTTTATAATGACACAccaaacttttgattttgaagatTATATTAGTACTTTTGTCATTTAGTTAAAGCTTTCTTCCATTTTATGTGAGCAAGACCCTTGTTTGTGTGGCTTTTTGACCGAGTTACATGTTTAGAGctttaaatgaaagaattttcaggtAACACAAATCCGTTGCGGCCTCAGGCTACATAATAAACTGTTTGTAAAAAATGAGGGAGTTCTGCATTGGACCGTAGTTATGAAGTGTCCTCTGGGATAATATATATCAagcattaatttattcatttgtaCAATGGCACATGTGCAGGCCTCAGTTATTCATTTAATTCCACTGCAATCTCAATCACCCCACTGTCTTTCAAAGGTCATATGTGGGCATTGTTTATAGTGAAATGCTAGCCTTAAAATGTCTTTATGAAAGcatgaataaaaacaattattcaaGAAGTACTTTGTCCTAAATATAAAACATCTACATTGAATGCATTTGCATATATTTGCATactttatcaaaacatcaaacgTGCTTTGCAAACAAATATCCAATTATGGCAATGAAATTAGTTCATTATTAATCTGAAGTACTGTAAGTCATGTCTTTTACCAGAGACCTAATAAACCATAACTTTCAGATGTTtcggggcctggttagctcagcgagtattgacgctgactaccacccctggagtcgcaagttcgaatctagggcgtgctgagtgactccagccaggtctcctaagcaaccaaattggcccggttgctaaggagggtagattcacatggggtaacctcctcgtggtcgctataatgtggttctcgctctcagtggggtgtgtggtgagttgcgcagatgccatggagaatagcatgggcctccacacgtgctaggtctctgcggtaacgcactcaacaaaccacatgataaaatgtgtggattgacagtctcagacgctgaggcaactgagatttgtcctccaccacccagattgagtcactagtcactatgccaccacaaggatttaggGCATATtaggaattccaaattggggagtaaaggggagaaaaaaacttttgatttgatGTTGGCTTTAATATTTGGCAGCTCTCTGTTGCTCAGGAAGAGGTTTATAAGAAATTGAGGCATTAAACCAGATTATGTTTTTCAGATTATCGTGTTCCTCCAAGCTCGCAtctctaaattattttattctgttaGATACTTTTTCTAAATTTCTCTCTTTCATATTGCTCTTCTTGTGTTCTCTCCACATAGACTTCAAAGCACGAACATATAACGGCCAGAATGAAAACCAGAACAATCCTATAACCAGCTCAGACGAAGCAGATTACCGAACCAGCCTTTGTGTCGCTGTGTCTAATCTATCTAATTAAGATTGTGTGGTGGCTCTGCTGGCACACTGAGCAGCCCACATTTCTCCTCCAATGAAGAACTAGGGAACAACATGTTTAAATGTGTGTCTTAATAAGGGAGTAACCAGCATATGTTGCGTCATGGATGCTGGTTCGCCATCTAGACatgcacaaataaataatttaaaaaaatgcatcactGATGACGTTAAAAGTAAAAGAATAATTCAACCAATgggtcattgtttactcaccgtgatgttgtttcaaacctgaatgactttctttattctgtggaaacGAAAGGAGACATCAGGCAgtatgtctgagctgctctcttccatacaatgaacgaAAGTTGAGGGGGACTACGggctgtcaagcttaaaaaaggacaaaaatgcatCATGAAACCATCATTAAAGAAGTCTATACAACTTGGGCTCTCTATTCAAAGTCTTCTCAAGCcctatgatagctttgtgtgaggaagagaCTAAAATTAATGTTAATCTTTGCCCAACAGGGCTGTTacctttttattttcattgtatggaaatgagcAGCTTGGACTTTCagctgtaaataaatcctttttttgtgtgtttaccaGTGTGTTAATCCTTCCAGTATACTTGTCGTATTGTGTGTGCTGATGCCGATGGTGTTATTTATAGATGGTCAGGCCAGCTGTCATTCAGGTCTTGCCATGATCTCCAACGGGAAGGTGTTGAAAACATGCTGTCATGCTAGATTTAGTGACACCTTAGACTCTCCTAGACACACTAGACTCCTTTCACTtccatacatacacaaacaaacatgagTACGCAAGCATATGTAAGCATTTGTGACAAATTTTTATCTTTCTCTAAGAAAAGACATTAGACCAATAGAGGATCGATATGTAACCATGTCACCTCTTGGCTGAAAATACagcatgatctcatgaaaattacatcacTGTGGCTGCATTTTTGTGAAATTATATTATGCGGCAGTTCTGATGGGAAATGTCCACTgcatggtgccaaaagcaagttggtatttttaaggttaatgctctatcggtTTGAAATAACCTAAAaattaaccgatagtgtcataaaaaaactAATGTGAGATAAATACGCAATTACTGAAACAATTACATCcagggaggcctgggtagctcagtggtaaaatatgctggctaccacccctggagttcgctagttcgaatcccagggcgtgctgagtgactccagccaggtctcctaagcaaccaaattggcatggttgctaaggagggtagagtcacatggggtaacctcctcgtggtctctataatgttgttcgttctcggtggggcgcgtggtgagttgagcgtggatgccgcagtggatggcgtgaagcctccacacacgctatgtctccatggcaacgcgctcaacaagccacatgataagatgcacaggttgatggtctcagacgtggaggcaactgggattcatcctctgccacccagattgaggctaaTCACTACATGAAcaggaggacttaaaaaaaaaaaaaaagtgcactgggaattgggcgttccaatttgggtgaaaaaggggaaaaaacaaaaaaaacaatcacgtccaggggtggactgggatgagaaatcggcccaggattttacataCAAACTGGCCCAAAAGGGTGGTGGTGTCGctatccttttctgcatatcgcaggccccttcggcatatcgcggcaccgtttttgtggcccgttctgcataatgcggtggctcatttcagcttatcgtggcccattcggcccgtttctcccgatggccagtccgcacCTGATCAGCCCCAAAGTGCGTCAGCCCACTGGGAAAATGCcaggtatgccagattaccaatccagccctgaccATG includes these proteins:
- the LOC127417955 gene encoding BTB/POZ domain-containing protein KCTD8-like isoform X2, with protein sequence MALPDNGSGVPVGELPFPEIIELNVGGQVYITRYSTLTSVPDSMLWEMFSQKTTKGLARDTKGRFFVDRDGFLFRYILDYMRDQRLVLPDHFPERGRLQREAEFFNLPELVKLLAPKISKQNSLGDEGCQSDPEESSPSTDITRNLASLGAAACSSLALGGGDGKRSGFITIGYRGSYTLGRDSQTDAKFRRVARIMVCGKTSLAKEVFGETLNDSRDPDRPPERYTSRYYLKFTFLEQAFDRLADAGFHMVACNSTGTCAFAHEQTDDKIWTSYTEYVFYHFKARTYNGQNENQNNPITSSDEADYRTSLCVAVSNLSN